The following proteins are co-located in the Paenibacillus sp. FSL H8-0079 genome:
- a CDS encoding ABC transporter ATP-binding protein, whose translation MSKKVIIRAQNLCKTYNSGSEQHHAIRNVDLDIYEGEFTVIMGNSGSGKSTLLYLLSGLDQITTGEVYFRDQRIDAYSEGEMSDFRTRRIGYIYQSINLVPDLSIKENIALPGYIAGNKKKDIQSRAAELMNAMDIDGQRNRLPSQTSGGQQQRAAIARALINSPDIIFADEPTGSLNLEHGTAVLDILTDIHRKGQSVVMVTHDIKAACRADRLIYIQDGKIGGILEFNTYDDHQIQDREAIIFALVTGKE comes from the coding sequence TTGTCCAAAAAAGTGATTATCCGTGCACAGAATCTGTGCAAGACGTACAACAGCGGAAGTGAGCAACATCATGCCATCCGTAATGTCGATCTCGATATCTATGAAGGGGAATTCACGGTGATCATGGGTAACTCTGGCTCTGGCAAATCAACTCTTTTATATCTGCTAAGCGGACTGGATCAGATCACAACAGGTGAGGTCTATTTTCGTGACCAGCGGATTGACGCTTACAGTGAAGGAGAAATGTCCGACTTCCGCACCCGCCGAATCGGTTATATCTATCAGAGCATCAATCTGGTCCCGGACCTTTCCATCAAAGAGAACATTGCTTTACCGGGATATATCGCTGGAAACAAAAAGAAGGACATCCAATCCAGGGCTGCTGAGCTGATGAATGCCATGGATATTGATGGACAACGTAACCGTCTCCCCTCCCAAACTTCCGGAGGACAACAGCAACGAGCAGCTATTGCACGGGCTTTGATCAACTCGCCAGATATCATCTTTGCGGACGAACCGACCGGAAGCCTGAACCTGGAACATGGCACAGCCGTTCTCGATATCCTCACGGATATCCACCGGAAAGGACAGTCCGTAGTTATGGTTACGCATGATATTAAAGCCGCCTGCCGGGCAGATCGCCTGATCTACATTCAGGACGGCAAGATAGGCGGAATCCTTGAGTTCAATACCTATGACGATCATCAAATTCAAGATCGTGAAGCGATCATCTTCGCTTTGGTTACGGGGAAGGAATAA
- a CDS encoding FtsX-like permease family protein: MAVMFKLSLSYLIRNKIQNTLIALLLLLSTLLVSTAIVILANTGNQFQEMHTRTHGSHQILTFEKGLNDPKVVHDWWASQDGVEVSPLLTYRTLSGIVFDETDVPNLYLYMFNTPPPPWGVDELIFSSGTPRTIPWPGSVWIPTSMANGYHISVGDTIGFKTGSQTLNLNVSGIVIDVPYGAPFSNTARVWMNPADYQRDLAALTGNENHMIGIHFNDYSMNSVYWERYNRETGTPFLESKMEFEAISSFYLIINQVIGFMMIFMGVVMLSIALMTIGFTISDAILANYRTIGILKSLGLTSRRTIGTYVIQYALLSIVAIIPGLAMSVWISKWIINISVSSLRVDNQNIPVQGLDATILAGVLLFALVILFTVLYAKKARSIQPVQAIRYGMSETDNSRMAGKMNSPWAHWVGFTRMPVTAVLGLRHVFKNTKSSVLTLLLTTIASSVLVLGYVLLTSIIGIEQTAAKWGYDNANIAAVVVNKSNFPKAELKHVLAQDLRIRNVGWQGNITGVISPESSTTVKGQSISLNLSVLDGSYQELGFETLKGDNPQHANEIAIGVGVAKTSNKDLGDLIDIYIEGEKRTFLITGIYQAIANMSVSGRITIDAMRSVNPGYGEFDAIFINVNDMAQADKVAGELNEQFKDFASIVTQKTLLDSVYAEAANILIYPISLIGLLFIVVTFIIIFSTCRINIRKESRTYGIYKSLGMTSRQIRLSLTLGMVVLSAIGAILGIFVGVYVLPLLLEMVLSNYGIVQLPLILNWGEMILFAFLSIIAAGLGSWFSSRIIRETSPRMLVIE, encoded by the coding sequence ATGGCAGTCATGTTCAAACTTAGCTTGTCGTATCTGATCAGGAACAAAATACAAAATACGTTGATTGCGCTACTCCTGCTACTCTCGACACTTCTTGTATCCACAGCTATTGTCATACTGGCGAACACGGGCAATCAGTTTCAGGAAATGCATACCCGTACCCATGGATCTCATCAGATCCTGACGTTTGAGAAAGGACTGAATGACCCGAAAGTTGTACACGACTGGTGGGCTTCCCAAGATGGCGTTGAGGTATCTCCATTGCTAACGTATCGTACATTGTCAGGCATCGTTTTTGATGAAACGGATGTTCCTAACCTCTACCTGTACATGTTTAATACGCCTCCGCCGCCATGGGGTGTGGATGAACTTATTTTCTCAAGTGGAACACCCCGCACGATTCCCTGGCCAGGTTCCGTCTGGATTCCAACGTCCATGGCGAATGGCTATCATATCTCGGTAGGCGATACCATTGGCTTCAAAACCGGCTCACAAACACTGAATCTGAATGTGTCCGGCATTGTCATCGATGTACCGTACGGAGCCCCTTTCTCAAATACAGCACGGGTCTGGATGAATCCAGCCGATTATCAACGTGATCTCGCGGCGCTCACAGGTAACGAGAATCACATGATAGGAATCCATTTTAACGATTACAGCATGAATTCGGTGTATTGGGAACGATACAATCGTGAGACAGGCACTCCGTTTCTAGAATCCAAAATGGAATTCGAAGCGATCTCCTCTTTTTATCTGATTATTAACCAGGTTATTGGCTTCATGATGATCTTCATGGGCGTTGTCATGCTCTCCATCGCTTTAATGACCATCGGATTCACGATTTCGGATGCCATACTGGCCAATTACAGAACGATAGGTATTCTCAAATCACTCGGTCTGACTTCCCGTAGAACGATAGGCACCTATGTTATTCAATATGCGTTGTTGTCCATCGTAGCCATTATCCCAGGGCTTGCAATGAGTGTATGGATATCCAAATGGATCATTAATATATCCGTATCCTCTCTTCGAGTCGATAATCAGAACATTCCAGTCCAAGGGTTGGACGCGACCATACTGGCTGGTGTACTTCTATTTGCGCTAGTGATACTGTTCACTGTGTTGTACGCCAAAAAAGCACGTAGCATACAGCCCGTGCAGGCTATTCGTTATGGTATGTCGGAGACAGATAACAGCCGGATGGCTGGAAAAATGAATTCGCCATGGGCACACTGGGTCGGCTTCACACGAATGCCTGTGACCGCGGTCCTTGGACTTCGACATGTTTTCAAAAACACCAAAAGTTCTGTTCTCACACTTTTACTGACCACCATAGCTTCCTCCGTACTAGTCTTGGGATATGTGCTGCTGACCAGTATAATCGGAATTGAACAGACAGCAGCCAAATGGGGATATGACAATGCCAACATCGCAGCAGTCGTAGTGAACAAAAGTAACTTCCCCAAGGCTGAACTTAAGCACGTGTTAGCGCAGGATTTGAGGATCCGCAATGTAGGCTGGCAAGGGAACATCACAGGTGTAATTAGCCCGGAATCTTCAACAACAGTAAAGGGCCAATCCATCAGTCTCAACTTGAGTGTACTGGACGGGAGTTATCAGGAGCTTGGATTCGAAACGTTAAAAGGGGATAACCCACAGCACGCAAATGAAATTGCCATTGGTGTAGGTGTAGCCAAAACATCAAACAAAGATCTCGGTGATCTCATCGACATCTATATTGAAGGAGAAAAGCGTACATTCCTCATCACAGGCATCTATCAGGCGATCGCCAACATGTCTGTTTCAGGCCGAATCACCATCGATGCCATGAGAAGTGTGAACCCTGGTTATGGTGAATTTGATGCCATCTTCATCAATGTAAACGATATGGCACAAGCGGATAAGGTTGCCGGGGAATTGAATGAACAATTTAAAGATTTCGCTTCGATAGTCACCCAGAAGACGTTGCTCGATTCAGTCTATGCGGAAGCTGCTAATATCCTAATCTATCCCATAAGCCTGATTGGATTATTGTTCATCGTTGTGACCTTCATCATTATTTTCAGTACCTGTCGAATCAATATTCGCAAAGAGAGCAGAACGTACGGGATATACAAATCGCTGGGGATGACATCCCGTCAAATCCGATTATCGCTCACCCTGGGAATGGTTGTGTTGTCCGCCATAGGAGCAATACTGGGTATTTTCGTAGGCGTATATGTGCTACCTCTTCTGCTCGAAATGGTCCTTTCCAATTATGGTATCGTGCAACTTCCATTGATTCTGAATTGGGGTGAAATGATACTGTTCGCCTTCCTAAGCATCATTGCAGCAGGTCTTGGCTCATGGTTTTCTTCCCGAATCATTCGGGAAACATCACCACGTATGCTGGTTATCGAATAA